From Topomyia yanbarensis strain Yona2022 chromosome 1, ASM3024719v1, whole genome shotgun sequence, one genomic window encodes:
- the LOC131677320 gene encoding S-antigen protein-like, translating to MSLKVVVYCCLAAVAVLNSFPPTEATFGVIQDIFDALFGYNYEYWDELEYDYDSDSDSNSDSDSESASDSESDEDSDGEKDETDDAKVTVEVMITVEGGSDGGGDAGEKDEEGGAVAGGNSGGENGGANDGDDGGPDGGQGGGQEGGQNGGIADGTDEGTYDEPDGGSGDEDMNEEADEAAGDEELDGEDESEEEGPEEEEPKEEGPEEEGPEETGVEEQEPEEEGPEEAGPEEAGPEPGDDGPGEGAPVEGGE from the exons ATGAGTCTGAAAGTAGTGGTCTACTGCTGCCTAGCAGCAGTTGCAGTTCTGAATTCCTTTCCACCGACGGAGGCAACATTT GGTGTGATACAGGATATTTTTGACGCTCTGTTCGGATATAACTATGAGTATTGGGATGAGCTGGAATATGACTATGACAGTGACAGTGATAGTAATAGTGACAGTGACAGTGAAAGTGCCAGCGACAGTGAAAGTGACGAGGACAGTGATGGTGAGAAAGACGAAACGGACGATGCCAAAGTGACGGTGGAAGTTATGATTACAGTGGAAGGAGGAAGTGACGGAGGGGGTGATGCTGGAGAGAAAGACGAAGAAGGTGGGGCAGTGGCTGGAGGGAATAGTGGAGGAGAGAACGGAGGAGCGAATGATGGAGATGATGGAGGGCCGGATGGAGGGCAGGGTGGAGGGCAGGAGGGCGGGCAGAACGGAGGAATAGCTGATGGAACGGATGAAGGCACATATGATGAACCGGATGGTGGGTCTGGAGACGAAGATATGAATGAGGAGGCAGATGAAGCAGCAGGAGACGAAGAATTGGATGGAGAGGATGAATCAGAAGAGGAAGGACCAGAAGAGGAAGAACCAAAAGAAGAAGGACCAGAAGAGGAAGGACCAGAAGAGACAGGAGTAGAAGAGCAAGAACCAGAAGAAGAAGGACCAGAAGAAGCAGGACCAGAAGAGGCAGGACCAGAGCCGGGAGATGATGGTCCAGGAGAGGGAGCGCCAGTTGAGGGAGGAGAATAG
- the LOC131677321 gene encoding uncharacterized protein LOC131677321, whose protein sequence is MTLKATVYCFLAAVVILNSVPSTEATFDVIYDLFESLFEDSSEEMDETIINTKPNATVMVICTTACDLSVMCINCTTINGEVMARPMTSMPSSSVRPDEERPGEEEPEDGQTQNKKVKDKEPAGGRPAGEGPAEQGSEDKESGDKGQQGEPGKGGVGNEEAAGENVPEKETTEQDSAGAETTEQDSAGAETTVAP, encoded by the exons ATGACTCTCAAAGCCACAGTTTACTGCTTTCTAGCAGCAGTTGTAATTCTGAACTCTGTTCCATCGACGGAGGCTACCTTT GATGTGATATATGATTTATTTGAATCGCTGTTTGAAGACAGCAGTGAGGAGATGGATGAAACGATAATCAATACCAAACCGAACGCCACTGTGATGGTGATCTGTACAACGGCCTGTGATCTGAGCGTAATGTGTATTAATTGTACAACAATCAACGGGGAAGTGATGGCGCGACCGATGACATCTATGCCGTCTTCAAGCGTTCGACCAGATGAGGAACGGCCAGGGGAGGAAGAACCGGAGGACGGACAGACAcagaataaaaaagtaaaagataaaGAACCAGCAGGAGGAAGACCAGCAGGGGAAGGACCAGCAGAGCAAGGGTCAGAAGATAAAGAATCAGGAGATAAAGGACAACAGGGAGAGCCAGGAAAGGGAGGTGTAGGAAATGAAGAGGCAGCAGGTGAAAATGTGCCAGAGAAAGAGACAACAGAGCAAGATTCAGCAGGGGCAGAGACAACAGAGCAAGATTCAGCAGGGGCAGAGACAACAGTggctccctag
- the LOC131694794 gene encoding dachshund homolog 1-like: protein MVKMALKLAVYCGLAAIAVLNSVPSTGATFDVIYDLIESLFGESSEEISDTIINTKPNATVMVVCTMACNLNVMCINCTKINGEVMTPPMTSMTTAPPTTAGMVNASTQASPTTMPPNTTAGGGGIVNATAQVPPTTLATPGGGGGGNTGGGGGGNTGGGGGGNTGGGGNTGGGGGGNTGGG from the exons ATGGTAAAGATGGCTCTCAAACTCGCAGTTTACTGCGGTCTAGCTGCGATTGCAGTACTGAATTCCGTTCCATCGACGGGGGCAACATTT GACGTGATATATGATTTGATTGAATCGCTGTTCGGAGAGAGCAGTGAGGAGATTAGCGACACGATAATCAATACCAAACCGAACGCAACCGTGATGGTAGTCTGCACAATGGCCTGTAATCTGAATGTTATGTGTATTAATTGTACAAAAATCAACGGGGAAGTTATGACACCTCCCATGACGTCCATGACAACGGCTCCACCTACCACCGCCGGGATGGTGAATGCCTCGACACAAGCGTCACCGACTACGATGCCACCGAATACTACAGCAGGTGGCGGTGGGATAGTGAATGCAACGGCACAAGTGCCACCGACTACGTTGGCTACTCCAGGTGGCGGTGGCGGTGGCAATACCGGTGGTGGTGGCGGTGGCAATACCGGTGGCGGTGGCGGTGGCAATACCGGTGGCGGTGGCAATACCGGTGGCGGTGGCGGTGGCAATACCGGTGGCGGTTAA
- the LOC131677322 gene encoding uncharacterized protein LOC131677322 codes for MSLKVAVYCCLAAVAVLSSVSPTEATSDPEALYGYSYQESNERKYGYDSNSDSDSDSESDSDESIDAKLTVEVSITVEVGSHRWGDGGTVQDGVENDDVDGGYNGTRHEGSAQTFFVDSPFELPF; via the exons ATGAGTCTTAAAGTAGCAGTTTATTGCTGCTTAGCAGCAGTTGCAGTCCTAAGTTCCGTTTCGCCGACGGAGGCAACATCT GATCCAGAGGCGCTGTACGGATATAGCTATCAAGAATCGAATGAGAGGAAGTATGGCTATGACAGTAACAGTGACAGTGACAGCGATAGTGAGAGCGACAGTGACGAATCGATTGATGCAAAATTGACGGTGGAAGTTTCGATTACAGTGGAAGTAGGAAGTCACAGATGGGGTGATGGTGGGACAGTGCAAGATGGAGTGGAAAATGATGATGTGGATGGAGGATACAATGGAACGAGGCATGAAGGAAGCGCACAAACATTTTTTGTCGATAGTCCCTTTGAACTACCGTTTTAG